The sequence below is a genomic window from Mytilus edulis chromosome 2, xbMytEdul2.2, whole genome shotgun sequence.
CATACCTTGTTCATCCTCCTATTATCTATTACTACCTATTGACAAGACGAAGACTGGTTCATTTTACTGATACAGAAATTGTAAGTGGGGCAAAAACAGTGTCTGGCCAATTTGCGTTGTCATCAACATTATATTTTTGTGGTTTTTCACTTTTAAATTTCTATTGTACAATCTGTACCTATAGACGGCTATTTCAGAAGCACCCGAGAACAAGTTGTGCAATACTAATATGATCATATAGATTAGCTGGTAATGGTTTCGTAACGAACGCCGCTGAGGAtgaatttcttgatattttgtgGTGCCAAATTGGTCATTTCTTTTATTAtgaaaaactttgaaattgcaAGACACTtgcttacatttttttcttttaatttaaaaaggcTTTAAACACGATAAATACAAAAACTCGTAAATAAAAATACCACTTGAGTAAAATTTTTTATGGATATATAAAATACATTGTGTATTTggataaattaaaaacaattctaAATCAATTAAGCACGATATTTTTACTTGTAGATATATGAATTTTTAGGACATCTTGCCTTGTCATATGCAGCAGCATTTATAACTTCTATGGCCTTTGAGGCGCCGATGATGGGACTTGAAAAGGTGATTTTCAAGCGAcaagaaaagaagaagaaataaaCGTTGGTTATGCACTGCAGAAATGATATCATTATATGTGAATCAAATAACTTTTGCTGACAATTTGTTCTATAAAAAACGCAATaggtttttcattttctattttaaaaaacgGTAATATAGTAGCTTCAGACTGAAAAGCCTAAATGGTAACTCGACAAGAGAACTTTGCATACAGATTATACAGAAAACAAAGCATAATGATATAATGTACGTTCTCAATAACAAAGGGCGTTATTCTGTTAATAGAAGACTCAGTCATTTACATTACACAAATAACCATTTCTCGAAtgattgaattaaaaacaaatcgcAACGAATATTGAaccttttcattatttttatggcATGCTTGTATATAAGTATCAGGCTACATTTCGGACAATGACACAGAAAAAGAGCATAATATAATTcgttacttattcatttatttttttcagtttttgttagTTTAAGATAAGCGACGGCTATCTTGACCATTTGACTTTTTatcatttcaattgttttctttgtttattcAGATTAAACGTATACGTCAGATAATGATAATTTGAATGCAATTTAGTGTGACAAAGTGTAGTTTGGTCTTGCATATGTAAATGAATAAAAGTGTTGCAAACATGAACGAGTACAATTCAAATTTTTCGCCGAAATATCTGACTAAACCAAACTTCTTATTTCCTGGTTAGAACATATTAACATGTATACAATTTGAAGTGATACAATTGCTTTACATTAGTGAAAGAAGTTCTAATACAGGATCTGTTCTAGGGAAATGTAGTTTCGATGCAACAATGTGTATAACTGTTGGAATCTCTTCTTATTTTACCGATTGCATCTCATTCCCGATTGTAACATCGTGTCTACGTATTTAGCGATGCTTTGGAGTTAACCCAAATCCCAAAAATATTGTATGTGATCTTGTCAATGATTATTTTCCCTTGATCTATGAGGTTTAAACATCGACAAACTACTTTTGCCATGAGCTAACACTGAGCTGTCAAAGGTTGTTCTAGCTCAGACATGTCTAGAATTTCTAGTGTACATCTGTCAATAAGTGTTTTCTACTGTAGAACAgttttaaataacacaaataagAAAACTTTCTGCACCTGAAAAAAAAGAACAGTTCTAGTCGTTTCAGCATATAGACTGTTTGTTTAAGACAAAATGTTAATCTTCGTCTTAGTAGGAAAACGAATGGGAAGATTGTAAGTCCTTAAGCTGATGGATAGGAATTCGGATTCGCATCTTTAGTAGATGTTCCGTGAAAATATACTTGACGCAAGTTTAATAACTCTACAAAGATACCTTTAAAACACAATACAATTGATATACAAatctaattttatttcaaattttaataactatgATAGGCCAATTTAATACACATAACGAAATATTTATCTTGGTTTGAAGGTATAGATACTAAGAATAAGAATTATGTCATTTAAAAACACACATGAATGAATAATATATGCTGCCTATTTGTTCGACAAACTTCTAAGTCGCTGGAATTCTCGAagactgaaaatataaaaaagaacaagTCATTCATTTATCCATGTAATTGGTGTCTTTATTGTATAATGAAAGTAACACTAACAGAAATATCTTGTTTTGTGTCAGCAGAAACTTTTTACCTTAattttgttattgtctttatttttgGGGAATTTATAATCCACGACCAAACgagattttaattttgatttgggttatcaatttaaaaaatatgtcaaatatttatgtaatttttgGTATGAATTGAAAGCTTACAAACCTGGAATTATTGTTGAAAGTTTCATTTTCTATAATAAAAAACTTATATGTAGTAAAAGGGCATAATTTGCCGCCTTTCTATCAGGTCAGAGAAACCTGGGTTTGTACTTCCAGGAACCGATGCACacttatatgcaattaaaagtaTGTTGATATTCTTAAAAAATCATGCTATGGGTTTCTTTTGACAAGGAATGACTGACTTTAATCAAActaatgacaaaattgcaatgaatgcctattttttttaaaaggttacaTATAGAAAGCAATGAATCCTTAAAGGAGCGGTTCGATACCTTAGACGATTGTTacctttgtttatatttatttcaatttttgggCGCAATAAAACGTCTTTTTGTTCCTcgtactaaattaaaaaaaaatatgtcgctCTTTTTATACGTATACtaaatgtgttattttattttaccgtAAAGCATTTATCTTGATAAAACCGGTAGCATCTGTTGGTTCATAATCACCTTGAACATCCATACTACAAAGaagaacacatctttttaacATGTCATCACGAGTATGATAAATTCATCATATTTACCCTAGTAAGACATATTTATTCCACAAATCGGTGTATTTACCTTTCGAAGAAATGATTTCAGTTATATATATGTAGAGGTGAACTTATATTCATGTATCTAATTTCGTTTACAAGAGCTATGTTTAATTGTTCGTTTGTGTTGTCTCGAGCAAATAAGCTTTGGAAATGCATGTCGGGAAATGCAAACCCTGGTCATGCACATGATTTCACTCCGTGTGTAGTTCGTGTTATTTCCGTCGTTTTCAATCTTATTATGTCTGATTATATTTTGCATCATGTCTACAATATGTTCTGGTCAGATACATTATTATCCTTTCCGAACCTTGTCCctgtaaaattatttattattttgcagTCTTTGTTGGAACTATCAAATTACTTAAGtgacaaatatttatcaaatgatttataaaaagaaagtgTTTACTGGTTTTTGACCTACCTAACTAATTCCTCATTGTAGAGAGATGTTGGTGACGTTCTACCAAGAACGTAGACACAACCTTTGTATATTTTTAGGTTAACAGAACCTGTTACACCGTCCTGGCTCTTCTGTATGCACTTACGTGTAAACTCACATTCAGGACTGAACCAAAATCCAAaaattacaatttgaaaaaatatacataaatgcTACATAATggcgtcgtcagtttattttcgatctatgagtttgattgtccctcggGTACCTTTCGCTCCTCTTTGAGTACACATTCAGTATGTAAAatttgtgaaaagggaacggaattgttattacgacataaggaacatatccaatatcatctgtgataCGAATAATTCATAACGAATTTAGCATGGGGAAAAGCGCAAAAAGTATAGAGCGTAAAAGGATTTCtatagaataagaaaaacagCAGTCAATAATAGTGACTGAAGATATTGgggatattttttattaaagaatcAACATCTAACGAAAACCACAGGTTGAGGAtatataatcacaataattttgaAGCCCATATGTCACAGTAATAAAAAGGATAGCTTAAATCTGTAGAAAACGTCAATTGAACATCTACACCTGCCAGAATGAAGGCCAAAAGACGGGAAATAGGTGAAATAATATTATAAAGAATTTTTACCTTACCTCTGTATACTTGATCAGCAAACTTGATATCAAGGTCTCTTTTTATTCTTCTTACTTCCTAGACAAATATTGAAACAGTAAACAATGAAGACAACCGACTGTCTTTATGAATATGTTAGGCTATATTCCTTGTTTTGTGTATTTCATTCAAAGGAATTAAACAGAGAAATTTTGTTAAGTATGCTgactttttcaatatttgtttgacTATTACAACTATATATCTAAAGACTGAAACAATTAACACTGGTTATTTTGTAGTCATCCGATTAATTAAATCGATATAGTTTATTTAATGTATTCATTAACTTAATATAGTGTTGCTGTGTTACATTCTTGTAAGTAATGTTTGCACACACTATTTGCCTTTTACATTACGTTTTCTAGGATTAAGAACCATACAAATGGTTTGACCACTCGTGTTAATGTGATAAACTAAGCTCAAAGAGCCAGTCTTGATCTCATTTGTTATTGGCTGTATATTTTGTTTCTATATATTCTATTTCTCAtttgtcgttccctcaagatgttatgttgttccctcaagatgctctgtcgttccctcaatatactatgttgttccctcataataatgtaattttattgctatgttgagggaacgagataactatcttagGGAacaacatagcatcttgagggaacgacatatcatcttgaggggaaaacatagtatcttgagggaacgacatagtatcttgagggaacgacatagtatcttgagggaacgacatagcatcttgagggaacgagataactatcttagGGAacaacatagcatcttgagggaacgacatatcatcttgaggggaaaaatagtatcttgagggaacgacatagtatcttgagggaacgacatagtatcttgagggaacgacatagcatcttgagggaacgagataactatcttagGGAacaacatagcatcttgagggaacgacatatcatcttgagggaaAAACATAGTATTTTGAGGGagcgacatagtatcttgagggaacgacatagcatcttgagggaacgagataactatcttgagggaacgagataattatcttgtgggaacgacatagtatcttgagggattGTCTGCCTGGGATAAAAAcgtccttattatttagaataattcatacttttgcaaacagtatttttttttataaaatgacaatataatagatatatatgaTAAAACCAAAGTGGTgattaactacagaataaaaacggatacattacataaaacaacctaaactATCACATAAATATTCACAGACTAGTTAGCCAAAGCCATTAAAATAGTTTTACAgggaagtaaaattgagaaaggaaatggtgaatatgtcaaagcgacaaccacccgaccatagagcaaacaacagccgaaggcaaccaatgggtcttcaatgtagcgagaattcccgcacccgtaggtgtccttcagctgacccctaaaatatgcataatagtacagtgataatggacgtcatactaaactccgaattatacacaagaaactaaaatttaaaatcatacaagactaacaaaggccagaggctcctgacttgggacaggcgcaaaattgcggcggggttaaacatgtttatgagatctcaaccctccccctatacctctagccaagaTATATAAGAAGCCACTTTTTCCCAATAGAAACCAAATACCAATGCTAGGTGAACAGAAATACGTCATAATGAAAGGCGACATCCTGTTAAATAGccacacaataaaaaaaaaactaaaaaaatacaaacaaaagtacacaaacaAAAGTATACAAAGCAAAATACAGGTCACCAAAAGGAATTGTACTATTTTAccagaataaataaaataaaaaacttcaCATTGCTCCATGGCTTTGGACGTGAGGTCAagcaaggtcagatgaacccagAATGATCAGATGCTTACCTTGCAATCATATCATACTCCACATATGATTGTCTTAAGGTTATACTATATGCGAAACAGACATTTTCATACAATTGAATTTTGATATCTAATCCATAAAATGTGATTGAGGTCAGGTGAATCAAGTCTAAATGACAGACACCTAGACGTTGCAAAAACCCATAAACAAAATACAGTTATCCTATTTCTCATAATTATTGAGCCATTTACGTGAAAAATTACCAATGcagtcgctgaaccatgaaaatgatgtcaaggacaatggacacaTGAGCGACGGAAACATAAGGAACctaatatatataaagtatgaagcaACCAGGTCTCTTACCTtcttaaatacaaaaattatacaaatagtttaccacAGTCGGGTAGTAATCCCTGTGTCTCGCATTCTTTAATGTTCGTCGCAGGCGAGGCAAAACAAAATACCATCAATTTTCGAGTGATCTGTCGGTCTAAATGTCAATTAAATGCattcaaactaaaataaaaaaaatgatgtttaattttttctagCCCTTACCCcactaaaaaaagaaatgaaaagaaaaaggaAATGACACAGAAGATACCAAGGGGTAAATACAAAACAGTCAACACCATTGTCAAGTGATAAAGTTAAACGAAGTAAACATTGTACACcgtcagatgcgcatttcgaaaatTATTCTGTTAaaaagttgggtttttttcatttaaattttaatttctaaaaagaATTTCAACTGGATATTATTTTATTCTTCATCATTTCCAAATTATATAAGTGtacttaaatgaaaaaaaatcttttttaaaacgATACGCCAGTAGCTTGACTTCGAAATTCGCGAAATAATCAATATTTTCACTACTATCAATCACATCCAGATTTCAGGTAACGGTCAACCTACCATACGAAAGTGTGGTGTGAAACAATTCTGAAAGAATCCAAAGAAATGTTTGAATGCATATCAagtatgtttaaaaaaagttttatttagaaTATTATTATGTTTGGTGCGAACGCGTCTTCGATGAcgaaagatttataaaaaaaaccactctTAACCGTTACGTCCTATTTTTGTCCCAGAAGATGACCCATCTTCTTTATCTCTTTTATCACGCTATCAATATATATGACCGGTGGTTTTAGTGAAAAACGACATCTTATTAGTATAAACACTATATTTAATGCCCACTggttttataagtacatgtattctGAAAATTAGTTTGCTTAATGATCTTGTTAACGAAGACCACTTTTACTTTTTACAgaagataataataataatgataatattttttcaggTAAAGGCAATATATAGAAATACACAATACTACCTTCAAATATAGCAATGATTGTTACATAGGAACAATTAATGCCTTAACACAAGGGTGACCCATATAAGCAAACAGCTTATTTCAAATGAAGTCATTTTAGTcttgataataaaataaataatttattaatcaATTTTACAGCAATAAATAGTATCCATGAATCCCAGCTTAACATATTCGTAtagaaataaactaataaaatctGAATCTGACATTGACCTGACTTTActcattatctttttttaaatcatatttacaaattaatttttgAGGATGATAGTTCTCTCAACCAATAATCGAAAGCCGCTATGACAAAGAAAATTTGCCGAAAGTTATGTCAGTTTAACAATGTTTCATGCAGTTCAAATATTGAATTtggaaacaagtttggaaaaacttatattaatccgttaTGAAAGTTTGTTAA
It includes:
- the LOC139510380 gene encoding argininosuccinate synthase-like, encoding MGFKIIVIIYPQPVVFHLCIFFQIVIFGFWFSPECEFTRKCIQKSQDGVTGSVNLKIYKGCVYVLGRTSPTSLYNEELVSMDVQGDYEPTDATGFIKINALRLREFQRLRSLSNK